The following are encoded together in the Vigna angularis cultivar LongXiaoDou No.4 chromosome 9, ASM1680809v1, whole genome shotgun sequence genome:
- the LOC128193943 gene encoding uncharacterized protein LOC128193943, with translation MFGVFNWNLEVLWYWNEMRAALRRRHVPAYYDREIMDKLHKLQQRNMSVEEYRQKMELLMLRAGIREEPRITIARFQSGLNYDIRDRVELIPYNDLNELVQLCVRVEQQLKRKSSTKKDYPHSYKKEYRREGSLIKPRYEESREREKGKEKAKEPPKDNKRKETKCFKCGERGHYSSECRNRRSTYILEHESESEGSSYSESETSTSEGEEALPCDGDLLMVRRLLESKHVELEQSQRENLFHTRCKVLEKTCSMIVDSGSCCNCCSSRMVEKLGLTTTSHPKPYKLQWIKEDDGIVVKEQVSVPISIGKYEDQIVCDIVPMEAGHILLGRPWQYDKQEFDDIFPKEVPSGLPPLRGIEHQIDLVPGASLPNRPAYRTNPMETKEIEKQVNDLLNKGWIQKSLSPCAVPVLLVPKKDGSWRMLGKEGVHVDPEKIKAIQEWPTPKNVGEVRSFHGLASFYRRFVKDFSTIAAPLNELVKKDMPFIWGDKQELSFETLKHKLTHAPILVLPDFSKAFELECDASGVGIGAVLIQGGYPVAYFSEKLRGPTLNYPTYDKELYALIRALKTWEHYLVTREFIIHTDHESLKYIKGQAKLNKRHAKWVEYLEQFPYVIKHKKGSTNVVADALSRRHALFGYLFNKGKLCIPQGSIRKLLIKESHGGGLMGHHGVDKTLNILKSKFYWPHMRIDVQRHCSKCIACLQAKSKIMPHGLYTPLPIANTPWEDISMDFVLGLPRTQRGYDSIFVVVDCFSKMAHFIPCHKVDDASYISRLFFKEIVRLHGLPKTIVSDRDVKFLSHFWKTLWEKLGTKLLFSTTCHPQTDGQTEVVNRSLSTLLRVILRGNNKSWDEHLPHIEFAYNRVVHKTTNLSPFEVVYGFNPITPLDLLPLPLVWLHLRKERFPSQRKSKLSPRGDGPFKVVKRINDNAYILDLPESYGVSPTFNICDLIPFTGDDQQDEADLRTDLFQEGGSDGRPSKMHIGPLTRAMAKRIQEEEGPHTILLLWKVTYKNPSSLN, from the exons gtattggaatgaaatgAGAGCTGCCCTGAGGAGGAGGCATGTACCAgcctactatgatagggagataatggataaactccataaactccaacaaaggaacatgagtgttgaggaatatagacaaaaaatggaattactcatgttgagggctgggataagagaggaaccaagaatcacaattgctaggttccaaagtggactcaactatgacataagagatagggttgaacttataccctacaatgatctcaatgagttagtccaactttgtgtgagggtagagcagcaactcaaaagaaaaagctctactaagaaagattaccctcatagttacaagaaagaatataggagggagggtagtctaattaagccaagatatgaagaatctagagagagggagaaagggaaagaaaaagccAAAGAACCtccaaaagataataaaagaaaggaaaccAAATGCTTTAAATGTGGGGAAagagggcactattcatctgagtgtcgaaatagaaggtcaacttacattcttgaacatgagagtgaaagtgagggttcttcatatagtgagtctgagacatccacttctgaaggagaagaagctttaccttgtgatggtgacttacttatggtaaggagactcctggaaagtaaacatgtcgaattagaacagtcacaaagagagaacctattccacacaagatgcaaagttttagaaaagacatgttcaatgatagtggatagtggctcttgttgcaactgttgtagttctagaatggtagaAAAGCTTGGCTTAACCACTACTtctcatcctaaaccttacaaacttcaatggatcaaagaggatgatggaatagtagttaaagaacaagtaagtgttcctatttccattggcaaatatgaagatcaaattgtttgtgatatagtaccaatggaagctggacacatattacttggaagaccttggcaatatgataaacaa gaatttgatgatatatttcccaaagaggtaccaagtggattaccacctttgaggggaatagaacatcaaatagatttggtgcctggggcaagcctacccaataggccagcctatagaaccaaccctatggaaacaaaagaaatagagaaacaagttaatgacttgttgaacaaagggtggatccaaaagagtttaagtccctgtgctgtgcctgtgttgttggtccctaaaaaggatgggtcttggagaatgt tgggaaaagaaggtgtacatgttgatcctgagaagatcaaggctatacaagaatggccaacccctaaaaatgtaggagaggtgagaagttttcatgggttagcaagtttttatagaagatttgtgaaagacttctccaccatagctgctcctttaaatgagctagtcaagaaagatatgccttttatttggggtgataagcaagagttgtcttttgagactttgaaacacaagttaacacatgcacctattctagttttgcctgatttttccaaagcctttgaactagaatgtgatgcatctggggtaggaataggagctgttttaatacaaggaggatatcccgtagcttactttagtgaaaaacttagggggcctaccttaaactatcctacctatgacaaagagttgtatgccctcattagagctttgaaaacttgggagcattacttggtaactagagaattcatcatacacactgaccatgaatctctcaagtacattaaagggcaagcaaagctaaacaaaagacatgcaaagtgggtggaatatcttgagcaatttccctatgtcatcaaacacaaaaaggggagtactaatgttgttgcggatgctttatctagaagacatgcattattt gggtatctttttaataaaggaaaactttgtataccccaaggatccattagaaaacttcttatcaaagagagtcatggaggaggactcatgggccatcatggagttgataaaactctaaacattttgaaaagtaaattttattggccacacatgagaatagatgttcaaaggcattgttctaaatgtatagcttgtttacaagctaagtccaaaattatgcctcatggactctatacacctcttcctatagctaataccccttgggaggacataagcatggactttgtcttaggattgccaagaactcaaagggggtatgattctatatttgtggtagtagattgttttagtaaaatggctcattttataccctgccacaaagtagatgatgctagctatatttctagactcttctttaaagaaatagtgagattgcatggcttacccaaaactatagtgtctgatagagatgtgaagtttctaagccatttttggaaaactttatgggaaaagcttggaactaaacttctattttctactacatgtcacccacaaactgatgggcaaactgaagtagtaaatagatctttatctacattattaagggtaatattaagaggaaataacaaatcttgggatgaacatctacctcatattgaatttgcttataatagagtagtccacaagactactaatctttctccttttgaggttgtttatggttttaaccctatcacacctcttgatttactacctcttcc cctagtttggcttcatttgagaaaggaaagatttccctctcaaaggaaatccaaacttagtccaagaggagatggtccattcaaggtggtcaaaaggataaatgataatgcatacatattagaccttcctgaaagttatggtgtcagtcctacttttaacatctgcgatttaattcctttcacaggagatgatcaacaggatgaagcagatctgaggacagatctttttcaagagggagggtctgatggaagaccatctaagatgcacattggacctcttactagagccatggcaaagaggattcaagaggaagaaggaccaCATactattttgcttctatggaaggttacttataaaaatccttcttctcttaactaa
- the LOC108346372 gene encoding laccase-4, with translation MDSRLARIMLLMACILPALVECRVRHYKFHVVAKQTSRLCSSKSIVTINGKFPGPTLYAREDDTVLVKVINQVNHNVTIHWHGVRQLRTGWADGPAYVTQCPIQPGKTYVYNFTLSGQRGTLLYHAHVNWLRSTLHGALVILPKRGVPYPFPKPDDELVVVLGEWWKSDTEAIINEALKSGLAPNVSDAHTINGLPGTVTNCSSQDVYNLPVEGGKTYLLRIVNAALNEELFFKIAGHQLTVVEVDATYVKPFKIETIVIAPGQTTNVLLNADKKSGKYLVAASPFMDAPIAVDNLTATATLHYTGTLSTTPTFLTNPPPKNATNVANTFVSSLRGLNSKKYPVNVPQTVDHSLFFTVGLGINPCPSCKAANGSRVVASINNVTFLMPTIALLQAHYFNIKGVFTTDFPANPPHVFNYSGSGPANLNTVSATKVYKLPFNATVQVVLQDTGIIAPENHPIHLHGFNFFVVGRGVGSYNPSTDPNNFNLVDPVERNTVGVPAGGWTAIRFRADNPGVWFMHCHLEVHTTWGLKMAFLVENGNGSEQSVIPPPKDLPKC, from the exons ATGGATTCTCGTTTGGCTCGAATCATGCTTCTCATGGCTTGCATTCTTCCTGCTTTGGTCGAGTGCAGAGTCAGGCACTACAAATTTCAT GTGGTGGCCAAACAAACCTCTAGATTGTGTTCAAGCAAATCTATTGTCACCATTAATGGCAAATTCCCAGGACCCACTCTTTACGCCCGAGAAGATGACACAGTGCTGGTCAAAGTCATCAACCAAGTCAACCACAATGTCACCATCCATTG GCATGGTGTGAGGCAACTGAGAACTGGTTGGGCAGATGGACCAGCATATGTCACACAGTGCCCAATTCAACCAGGGAAAACCTATGTGTACAATTTCACCCTTTCAGGACAAAGAGGAACACTTCTTTATCATGCACATGTTAACTGGCTAAGGTCAACTCTCCATGGTGCCTTGGTTATCTTGCCAAAGAGAGGTGTGCCTTATCCTTTCCCAAAGCCAGATGATGAACTGGTTGTGGTGTTAG GAGAATGGTGGAAATCTGATACTGAAGCTATTATCAATGAAGCACTCAAATCAGGATTGGCACCAAATGTCTCAGATGCTCATACCATTAATGGCCTTCCAGGGACAGTTACCAATTGTTCTTCACAGG ATGTTTACAACCTGCCCGTGGAGGGTGGAAAGACCTACCTGCTGAGAATTGTCAATGCTGCACTCAATGAGGAGCTTTTCTTCAAAATTGCAGGCCACCAGCTTACAGTGGTAGAAGTTGATGCCACATACGTAAAGCCTTTCAAGATTGAAACAATTGTGATAGCCCCTGGTCAAACCACCAATGTCCTTCTAAATGCTGACAAAAAATCTGGCAAGTACTTGGTGGCAGCATCTCCTTTCATGGATGCTCCTATTGCTGTTGACAACTTGACTGCCACAGCAACATTGCACTACACAGGCACGCTTTCCACCACCCCCACATTTCTCACCAACCCACCTCCCAAAAATGCTACCAATGTTGCTAACACCTTTGTCAGCTCTCTTAGAGGCCTTAACTCCAAAAAGTACCCTGTCAATGTCCCACAAACAGTTGATCATTCACTTTTCTTCACTGTTGGGTTGGGCATTAACCCATGCCCATCTTGTAAAGCTGCAAATGGGAGCAGGGTGGTCGCTTCTATCAACAATGTCACGTTCCTCATGCCAACCATTGCCTTACTACAGGCACATTATTTCAACATCAAAGGGGTGTTCACCACTGATTTCCCTGCCAATCCACCCCATGTTTTCAACTACTCAGGGTCTGGACCAGCCAATTTGAACACCGTATCTGCCACAAAGGTTTACAAGCTACCATTCAATGCCACAGTTCAAGTTGTTCTACAAGATACTGGAATCATTGCACCTGAAAACCACCCAATCCATCTTCATGGGTTCAATTTCTTTGTTGTTGGAAGAGGAGTAGGATCCTACAATCCCAGTACTGACCCAAACAACTTTAACCTTGTTGATCCTGTGGAAAGAAACACTGTTGGAGTACCAGCTGGAGGATGGACTGCAATTAGATTCAGGGCAGATAATCCAG GAGTTTGGTTCATGCACTGCCACTTGGAGGTGCACACAACATGGGGACTAAAGATGGCCTTTTTGGTGGAGAATGGGAATGGTTCTGAGCAATCAGTGATACCCCCACCAAAAGATCTTCCCAAATGCTAA